Proteins encoded within one genomic window of Lampris incognitus isolate fLamInc1 chromosome 1, fLamInc1.hap2, whole genome shotgun sequence:
- the nkx2.5 gene encoding homeobox protein Nkx-2.5, whose translation MFPCSSTSTPFSVKDILNLEQSHDDMVSLDISSRMECSLPTASCMLARLKQEPLRDASSAAEDLGASRASRGSALSCPSAFYGKSFTDMDVVRDGKSACFEGKTRKEDFIPPAEAVDDLKAEDPDRPKSRKRRKPRVLFSQAQVYELERRFKQQKYLSAPERDHLAGVLKLTPTQVKIWFQNRRYKCKRQRQDQSLEMVGLPPPRRISVPVLVRDGKPCLADMTTCSTTSYNMGLNHFTYNNYQAFGNYPSPGCNTNYTCNYPAAAMQTIQGPSNNGNYVNFGVGELNNVQNTFPPSNGVSSIHGIRTW comes from the exons ATGTTTCCTTGCTCCAGTACGTCCACTCCTTTCTCTGTGAAAGACATCCTAAACCTGGAGCAGAGTCATGACGACATGGTCTCTCTGGACATATCCTCTCGGATGGAGTGCTCTCTGCCGACCGCCTCCTGCATGCTGGCCCGCCTGAAGCAGGAACCTCTCCGCGACGCGTCGTCCGCGGCCGAAGACCTCGGTGCCTCCAGGGCCAGCAGAGGCAGCgccctgagctgcccctccgcTTTCTATGGGAAGTCCTTCACGGACATGGACGTAGTCAGGGACGGCAAGTCGGCCTGCTTCGAGGGCAAAACCCGAAAAG AGGACTTCATTCCTCCAGCCGAGGCTGTGGATGACCTAAAAGCCGAGGATCCGGACCGGCCCAAATCTCGGAAGCGGAGGAAGCCGCGCGTGCTCTTCTCCCAGGCGCAGGTGTACGAGCTCGAGCGGCGGTTCAAGCAGCAGAAGTACCTTTCCGCCCCCGAGAGAGACCACCTGGCCGGGGTGCTCAAACTCACCCCGACGCAGGTGAAGATCTGGTTTCAGAACAGAAGGTACAAGTGCAAGCGGCAGAGGCAGGACCAGAGCCTGGAGATGGTGGGCTTGCCGCCGCCCAGACGCATTTCCGTACCGGTGCTGGTGCGCGACGGGAAGCCGTGCCTGGCAGACATGACCACCTGCAGCACGACGTCCTACAACATGGGCCTCAACCACTTCACTTACAACAATTACCAGGCTTTCGGTAACTACCCGAGCCCGGGCTGCAACACAAACTACACGTGCAACTATCCCGCGGCCGCTATGCAAACTATTCAAGGACCTTCCAACAACGGCAACTACGTGAACTTTGGGGTAGGGGAGCTGAATAACGTCCAAAACACGTTTCCCCCCAGTAACGGAGTGTCCTCGATACATGGCATTAGGACGTGGTAA
- the bnip1a gene encoding vesicle transport protein SEC20, whose amino-acid sequence MAASDVHVRICEQEILKYDLEIKALIQDVNDCTGPQSRLTDLNSKVKEGFHNLRLRIQDLEQMGMEQDKESEKKALLSQVEGHRKQMLGNQTAWRKANLSSKLSIDNLEKEALLHGGDSDLRKRKMTKEGLAQTSSDITENLMSISRMMAQQVQQSEDTMTSLATSSRTVQETNEEFKAMTGTIQLGRKLITKYNRRELTDKLLIFLAVALFLATVLYILKKRLFPFL is encoded by the exons ATGGCGGCGTCAGACGTCCACGTCCGAATATGCGAACAAGAAATACTTAAATACGATTTGGAAATAAAGGCTCTCATTCAG GATGTCAATGACTGCACAGGACCACAAAGTAGACTGACAGATCTGAACTCTAAAGTGAAAGAGGGCTTCCACAACCTCAGGCTGAGGATTCAG GATCTGGAGCAAATGGGCATGGAGCAGGATAAAGAATCAGAGAAAAAGGCTTTATTAAGCCAGGTGGAAGGACATAGAAAACAGATGCTTGG CAACCAGACAGCTTGGAGGAAAGCCAACCTATCCAGCAAACTGTCAATTGACAACTTGGAGAAAGAGGCACTTCTACATGGAGGAGACAGTGATTTAAGAAAAAG GAAGATGACCAAAGAGGGTCTGGCCCAGACTTCCAGTGACATCACAGAAAACTTAATGAGCATTAGCCGGATGATGGCTCAGCAGGTGCAGCAGAGCGAAGACACCATGACCTCACTAG CAACCTCCTCAAGGACAGTCCAAGAAACCAATGAGGAGTTCAAAGCCATGACAGGGACCATCCAGTTGGGAAGgaaactcatcaccaagtacaACCGCAGGGAGCTCACTGATAAACTGCTCATATTCCTGGCTGTGGCCCTCTTCCTTGCAACCGTCCTGTATATCCTGAAGAAGAGACTTTTCCCTTTCCTGTAA